Proteins found in one Chloroflexota bacterium genomic segment:
- a CDS encoding methyltransferase domain-containing protein has translation MNHTDMLMRPEEYRVMFEIEDGYWWYRGLRALLRDLLARYAPPRDARILDAGCGTGANLQMLQEYGCAIGIDISEQALQFCHARGIPRDRAFIASVTDLPFPAQFFDLAVSFDVICNIMDDVGTFTEIGRVLKPGARLIVQLPAYQWLWSAHDVAVGHQRRYTARMTRAKLERAGFRVERVLHVNTLLLPVVMIERLIRRRALTNGNAVQSDLQMNLPGVVNASLAALYRAEARLAARVDLPFGLSIIAIARRATDDGRRPTILA, from the coding sequence ATGAATCATACGGACATGTTGATGCGCCCGGAGGAATACCGGGTGATGTTTGAAATCGAAGACGGGTACTGGTGGTATCGCGGTCTGCGCGCGCTCTTGCGCGATTTGCTCGCGCGGTACGCGCCGCCGCGCGACGCGCGCATCCTCGACGCGGGCTGCGGCACCGGCGCGAATTTGCAAATGCTCCAGGAGTACGGATGCGCGATCGGGATTGACATTTCGGAACAGGCGCTCCAGTTTTGTCACGCCCGCGGCATTCCACGCGACCGCGCGTTCATCGCGTCCGTCACCGATTTGCCGTTTCCCGCGCAGTTCTTCGATCTCGCCGTCTCCTTCGACGTAATTTGCAACATCATGGACGACGTGGGCACATTCACCGAGATCGGGCGCGTGCTCAAGCCGGGCGCGCGCTTGATCGTCCAACTGCCGGCGTATCAATGGCTGTGGAGCGCGCACGATGTCGCGGTGGGACATCAACGGCGTTATACCGCGCGGATGACGCGCGCAAAATTGGAGCGCGCCGGTTTCCGCGTCGAACGCGTCTTGCACGTCAACACGTTGCTCTTGCCCGTGGTGATGATCGAACGCTTGATTCGTCGGCGTGCGCTGACCAATGGCAACGCGGTGCAATCGGATTTGCAGATGAATTTGCCGGGCGTCGTCAACGCGTCGCTCGCCGCGTTGTATCGCGCCGAAGCGCGCCTCGCCGCGCGCGTGGATTTGCCGTTCGGATTATCTATCATCGCGATTGCGCGCAGAGCAACCGACGACGGCAGACGACCGACTATCCTTGCATGA
- a CDS encoding PD40 domain-containing protein, translated as MARQLFFPFVLFLALVACARPLPTLVPQLVSSSSLAILDTDAQDVAWSRDGKILAYAKRASDGYLDIWTSQPDGRDKRCLTCNRNFSRRNRVGIAPRPQNDFIAFVAANDDVRDAVIPDLAHPSTALNSNLWAMQADGSQVWKLTDLPTDSRAPRAMGHPRFSRDGKQLAWTESLGKTDSSRQLAWGEWTITIADFVVENNAPKIKNIVRAQLGEQHAFIAVNDWSRDGRAILLSGNLSHGQSVNGLDIFEYTIATGELEQLTDSRDDWDADAHYTPDEKMIAWISSADLRVAISDVRAWQNDLRTELWTMERDGSNQQRVTFFNQPGTADYDWFQNNVAKATRVTVANSASSPDGKKIVLTLAYPDSSQKIHTLLVALDLTQREQNPAGASATTVPREYQSLAAELNARLDEFAARLDAQPRIAATPLVLAAELLPAHSSRGDDLLTNRTYQNALAYLDALQTLGARGVQITIGYPVLSVEFARTREYAAFYKRLAQEIRRRKMTLLVNASLPRADYRPPSLEKYKQVKREHIAAIVREIQPDYLTLANEPATEAKITGLSIPLTSFIEHINFILGIVDHRNVWIGAGTGNGDDPAYIQALAKIPSVDYIDIHINAANRDGLTRLLEFAETARANNKHIVIGEAWLAKTGAPDAFAFWQTLDAKFINVSAQFARQNRIEFLAFAQPNYFFAYLDYDTTRPNLAQPDLAQLTDLAASQQMRAGKITATGLAFQKLATSK; from the coding sequence ATGGCACGTCAACTCTTTTTTCCGTTCGTTCTTTTCCTCGCCCTCGTCGCGTGCGCGCGTCCTCTACCCACGCTCGTTCCCCAATTGGTTTCCAGTTCGTCGCTCGCCATCCTCGACACCGACGCGCAAGACGTGGCGTGGTCGCGCGACGGCAAAATACTCGCGTACGCGAAACGCGCGTCCGATGGGTACCTCGATATTTGGACGAGCCAGCCGGACGGACGCGACAAACGGTGCTTGACCTGCAATCGAAATTTTTCGCGACGAAATCGCGTCGGCATCGCGCCGCGCCCCCAGAATGATTTTATCGCGTTCGTCGCCGCGAACGACGACGTGCGCGACGCCGTGATCCCAGATCTGGCGCATCCCAGCACCGCGCTGAACTCGAATCTCTGGGCGATGCAAGCGGACGGCAGCCAGGTATGGAAGTTGACCGATTTGCCGACCGATTCACGCGCGCCACGCGCGATGGGTCATCCGCGATTCTCGCGCGACGGCAAGCAGCTCGCGTGGACCGAATCGCTGGGCAAAACCGATTCCTCGCGCCAACTGGCGTGGGGCGAGTGGACAATCACGATCGCGGATTTCGTCGTCGAGAACAACGCGCCGAAAATAAAAAACATTGTCCGCGCGCAACTGGGCGAGCAACACGCGTTTATCGCCGTGAACGATTGGTCGCGCGACGGACGCGCGATTTTATTGTCCGGCAATTTATCGCACGGTCAGTCGGTCAACGGACTCGATATTTTCGAGTACACGATTGCGACCGGCGAACTCGAACAGTTGACGGATTCGCGCGACGACTGGGATGCGGACGCGCATTACACACCCGACGAAAAAATGATTGCATGGATATCGAGCGCCGACTTGCGCGTCGCGATCTCCGATGTGCGCGCGTGGCAGAACGATCTGCGGACCGAACTCTGGACAATGGAACGCGATGGCTCGAACCAGCAACGCGTAACATTTTTCAATCAACCCGGCACGGCGGATTACGATTGGTTTCAGAACAATGTCGCCAAGGCAACACGCGTCACCGTCGCGAATAGCGCGTCCAGTCCTGATGGTAAAAAAATTGTGTTGACGCTCGCGTACCCAGACTCGTCACAAAAAATCCACACACTCCTCGTCGCGCTCGATTTGACTCAGCGCGAACAAAATCCGGCCGGCGCATCCGCGACGACAGTCCCGCGCGAGTATCAATCACTCGCCGCCGAACTGAACGCGCGGCTCGACGAATTCGCGGCGCGGCTCGACGCGCAACCCAGGATCGCCGCGACGCCGCTCGTCCTGGCAGCGGAACTGCTCCCGGCGCACTCGAGTCGCGGCGACGATTTATTGACCAACCGCACGTACCAGAATGCGCTTGCGTACCTGGACGCGTTGCAGACGCTCGGCGCGCGCGGCGTGCAAATTACGATTGGCTATCCGGTCCTCTCGGTCGAATTTGCGCGCACGCGCGAGTATGCCGCGTTCTACAAACGCCTCGCCCAGGAAATTCGGCGGCGCAAAATGACTCTGCTCGTCAACGCGAGTCTGCCGCGCGCGGATTATCGCCCGCCCTCGCTCGAAAAATACAAGCAAGTCAAACGCGAGCACATCGCGGCGATTGTGCGCGAGATTCAGCCCGATTATCTCACGCTCGCCAACGAACCGGCGACCGAAGCAAAAATCACCGGCTTGTCCATCCCATTGACGAGTTTTATCGAGCACATCAATTTTATTCTGGGCATCGTGGATCATCGCAACGTTTGGATCGGCGCAGGGACGGGCAACGGCGATGATCCGGCGTACATTCAGGCGCTTGCCAAAATTCCCAGCGTGGACTATATTGACATCCACATCAACGCGGCGAATCGCGATGGACTGACGCGTTTGCTCGAGTTCGCGGAGACGGCGCGCGCGAATAATAAACATATCGTCATCGGCGAGGCGTGGCTTGCCAAAACCGGCGCGCCTGACGCGTTCGCGTTCTGGCAAACGCTCGACGCGAAATTTATCAACGTGAGCGCACAATTCGCGCGGCAGAATCGCATCGAGTTTCTCGCGTTCGCACAGCCCAACTATTTTTTCGCGTATCTCGATTACGACACGACGCGTCCGAATCTCGCGCAACCAGACCTCGCGCAACTCACCGACCTCGCGGCAAGCCAACAAATGCGCGCGGGCAAAATTACCGCGACCGGACTCGCCTTTCAAAAACTCGCGACCAGTAAATAA
- the ruvB gene encoding Holliday junction branch migration DNA helicase RuvB, producing MTDRVVSPKPTEDDGKFELSLRPKRIDEYIGQDKVKQNLKILVAAAKAREEAIDHVLLYGPPGLGKTTLANIIANEMQVSIKTTSGPAIERPGDLAAILTNLRAGDVLFIDEVHRLGRPVEEVLYSAMEDFSLDIIIGKGPSARSIRLKMPRFTLIGATTRYAMMSAPLRDRFGAVYRLDFYDLNAMETIVHRSAGILGVAIDTGGVTEIARRARGTPRVANRLLKRVRDFAQVRADGNITQSVANDALKMLEVDEKGLDDIDRKVLLAIIEKFKGGPVGLETIAAAISEDADTIMDVYEPYLIQLGFIDRTTRGRVAMEAAYEHLGKQNEYPKTQQLRMNIDHERS from the coding sequence ATGACAGATCGCGTTGTTTCTCCCAAACCAACCGAAGATGACGGCAAGTTCGAACTGTCGCTCCGCCCCAAACGCATTGACGAGTACATCGGGCAGGACAAGGTCAAGCAGAATCTAAAAATCCTGGTCGCGGCAGCCAAGGCGCGCGAGGAAGCGATTGATCACGTTTTGCTGTACGGTCCGCCCGGGCTTGGCAAAACCACGCTTGCCAACATCATCGCGAACGAGATGCAAGTTTCGATCAAGACCACCTCGGGTCCCGCGATCGAGCGTCCCGGCGATCTCGCCGCGATTCTAACGAACTTGCGCGCGGGCGATGTGTTGTTTATTGACGAAGTACATCGCCTCGGTCGCCCGGTCGAAGAAGTGCTGTACTCGGCGATGGAAGATTTTTCGCTCGACATCATCATCGGCAAAGGACCGAGCGCGCGCAGCATTCGATTGAAGATGCCGCGCTTTACGCTCATCGGTGCGACGACGCGCTATGCGATGATGTCCGCGCCGCTGCGCGACCGGTTCGGCGCGGTGTATCGCCTCGATTTCTACGACCTGAACGCGATGGAAACGATTGTGCATCGTTCCGCCGGCATTCTCGGCGTCGCGATTGACACGGGCGGCGTCACCGAAATCGCGCGGCGCGCGCGCGGCACGCCCCGCGTTGCGAATCGTCTGCTCAAGCGCGTGCGCGATTTCGCCCAGGTGCGCGCGGACGGCAACATCACCCAGTCCGTTGCGAACGACGCGTTGAAAATGCTCGAAGTGGATGAAAAAGGGCTTGATGACATTGACCGCAAGGTGTTGTTAGCTATCATTGAGAAATTCAAGGGTGGACCGGTTGGGTTGGAGACTATTGCAGCAGCCATCAGCGAAGATGCTGATACGATCATGGATGTGTACGAACCGTACTTGATTCAACTCGGCTTTATTGATCGCACCACGCGAGGTCGCGTCGCAATGGAAGCGGCGTATGAACATTTGGGAAAACAAAATGAGTATCCCAAGACACAACAATTGCGCATGAACATTGACCATGAACGGAGTTAA
- a CDS encoding glycosyltransferase family 39 protein yields MKDRLPILLITLLAFALRAYRLDTQALWWDESLTVYRATRDLATILANTIVIQSVVTTDLMPPLYFVIQHFLVRAFGISEFALRFLSLAANVATVPLIYALGKRWFDLRVARIAAFLAALSPFYVWYAQEARPYALVLFFSTLAIYALARALELRMTNYELRLTHPASPWLILYILATIASLYTHYYAGFLLPFHVALITLTIWRDEKRRAWILLPAIPSTSIIFLLPIVLRGAANNVNSGPTIVALDIILRDLLNSFSVGITMDAAQAAWIDGAILALLVIGIVFANSKLRIANCELRISLLAYLALPILTLLIAQLARPLYQNSRYFIAISPAFYLGVAAGIAAISSRWKILAIPAFAIFLLGAIPSLNNLYFDPRWGKDDHRAWAQDLRERVYSDDVLILNSPHTEELFHYYADDIVPIITLPILRADNVPSPAADRAAVRDALTQHARVWYLEMHAPFDDPDSRIEKLLQQEGVLLDQAHARGTSTKITLALYTREFPTANSRDIPHALDLAFDGHLRLRGFDAPSAIKPGSRIAVKLFWQIDEPVGEDYAISLRLADASGALVAQWDAIPLGNRAGSSTWQTKQIVVDAREIAMTTQPGIYRWQVVPYHAATGNPLGDVVALGETQITP; encoded by the coding sequence ATGAAAGATCGCCTTCCCATTTTGCTCATCACCCTGCTCGCGTTCGCGCTCCGCGCGTATCGCCTCGACACGCAGGCGCTGTGGTGGGACGAATCGCTCACTGTGTACCGCGCCACGCGCGACCTCGCGACGATTCTCGCGAACACCATCGTCATCCAGTCTGTCGTCACGACCGACCTGATGCCGCCGCTGTACTTTGTGATTCAACATTTCCTTGTCCGCGCGTTCGGCATCAGCGAATTTGCGCTCCGTTTTCTTTCGCTCGCCGCGAACGTTGCGACTGTGCCGCTGATTTACGCGCTTGGTAAACGATGGTTCGATTTGCGCGTCGCACGCATCGCCGCGTTCCTTGCCGCGCTGTCGCCGTTCTACGTGTGGTACGCGCAGGAAGCGCGCCCGTACGCACTCGTGCTCTTCTTCAGTACGCTCGCCATTTACGCGCTCGCTCGCGCGCTTGAATTACGAATGACGAATTACGAATTACGATTAACGCACCCCGCATCACCCTGGCTCATTCTTTACATCCTCGCCACCATCGCATCGCTCTACACGCATTACTATGCCGGGTTTCTTTTGCCGTTTCATGTCGCGCTCATCACGCTCACCATTTGGCGCGATGAAAAACGCCGCGCGTGGATTTTGCTCCCGGCGATTCCCAGCACCTCGATCATTTTTCTTTTGCCGATCGTTCTGCGCGGCGCGGCAAACAACGTAAACAGCGGACCGACGATTGTCGCGCTCGACATCATCCTGCGCGATTTGCTCAACTCGTTCAGCGTCGGCATCACGATGGACGCGGCGCAAGCGGCGTGGATTGACGGGGCGATACTGGCATTGCTTGTAATCGGAATCGTGTTTGCAAATTCAAAATTACGAATTGCGAATTGCGAATTGCGAATTTCGCTTCTGGCGTATCTCGCGCTCCCCATCCTCACGCTTCTCATCGCGCAACTCGCGCGCCCGCTGTACCAAAACTCGCGCTATTTCATCGCGATCAGCCCGGCGTTTTACCTCGGCGTCGCGGCAGGTATCGCGGCGATTTCATCGCGCTGGAAAATTCTTGCCATACCCGCATTCGCAATTTTTTTGCTCGGCGCGATTCCGTCGCTCAACAATCTCTATTTCGATCCGCGCTGGGGCAAGGACGATCATCGCGCGTGGGCGCAAGATTTGCGCGAGCGCGTCTACAGCGACGATGTGCTCATTCTCAACTCGCCGCACACCGAAGAATTGTTTCATTACTATGCGGATGATATTGTCCCGATCATCACGTTACCGATTCTGCGCGCGGACAACGTACCTTCGCCCGCTGCCGACCGCGCGGCAGTGCGCGATGCGTTGACGCAACACGCGCGCGTGTGGTATCTTGAGATGCACGCGCCCTTCGACGATCCGGACAGTCGCATCGAAAAATTGTTGCAACAGGAGGGCGTCTTGCTCGACCAAGCGCACGCGCGCGGCACGAGCACGAAAATCACGCTCGCGCTTTACACGCGCGAGTTTCCCACCGCGAATTCGCGCGACATCCCGCACGCGCTCGATCTCGCGTTCGATGGGCATTTGCGCTTGCGCGGATTCGATGCACCCAGCGCGATCAAACCTGGGTCGCGCATCGCGGTAAAACTGTTCTGGCAGATTGATGAACCGGTCGGGGAAGATTACGCGATTTCGTTGCGTCTCGCCGATGCCAGCGGCGCGCTGGTCGCGCAGTGGGACGCGATCCCGCTTGGCAATCGCGCCGGCAGTTCGACGTGGCAAACCAAACAGATCGTCGTTGACGCGCGCGAAATCGCGATGACGACGCAACCTGGGATTTATCGCTGGCAGGTCGTGCCGTACCACGCCGCGACCGGCAACCCACTCGGCGATGTGGTCGCGCTCGGCGAAACACAGATTACACCATGA